A window of Eucalyptus grandis isolate ANBG69807.140 chromosome 4, ASM1654582v1, whole genome shotgun sequence genomic DNA:
ATGCTGACGGACGAGTAGATCAAGGAGTGCGAGGAGCTGGGGATTCTGGTGGACAAGGACGATCAGGGGACGCTGCTCCAGATCTTCACCATGCCCGTGGGTGACAGGTATGTGATCTCGATTTCAGGCGGGCTCTCTCCTTTGAGTCTTCACCGAAGTCAATTCCTTTAGCTATGGGCATGTGAACCTTTGAATTGAGGATGGATCGTGGATTGGATATGGTTTGAGGGTACAAAACATGGGTTTGTCGATCATTGACGAGACAATAGACTACATTCTATCTTTCGAAAACAGCATGTATGCACTTGATAGAACAGACCCTCGATTACATCAGTTCCCCCACGGTTGAAGCGTGACAGGGCAAAACAGAGCACCAAACGgagaaaaaaaccaaacttCTATCGGTttgtggttcggttcggttaaccgataaaaaccgaaccaataaaaaaatattgatttttaatgagaactgaaccgaaccgaaaaaaatcgaatttttcggttcgatttggttcggttttcggCTTGGTTCTCTACACCCCTACCTGTAATGGTCATCCTACGAAATATTTATGAGCTACAAAGACGTGATATCTACCAAATCACCTCAATAAATAACCATATCTTCAGTGAATATGATCGATCACACAAAAGAGTAATTGCTATACATGTTGGTCCTCAATCAGAGCCTACAAAAATAGGGTTTATATTATTTACCTTGCTGGGTTGTGCAAAGAGAAGATTTAAGTTTCTTGAACCAGTCGAGCTGAACATTTAAGGAATGATTTGTCATTgtcatcactggaatgcctcgAGCTGCAAAGAATGTCGGATCAAGCGCTGTGGCACCAGCAACTGCAAAGTTAACTCCGCTACGAGCATCAACTGAGCCGTTGACTACCTCAAGATATGGCTTCAGATAGGGTAACCCAACTGTTTCCGCTGCATTTTCATATACGTAACGCATATACACCAATTAAACATCTAAAATTAACACCCGCAATGATGATAAAGACTGCTAAAGATTGTCATTAACTCTGCTTTAAACGAAAAGTTCTTTTTCCTGTCGTTTCGAAAGAAATATATGTACCGTCGTCAGTGAAATATCAACACCAAACGTAAAAAAATAGCCCCGTCTTTGAACTTGGATATATACTGCTGTTGATCCAAATATTCTCAGCAAAAGCGTGGCCTTCTGATTTAAATGCCTGTTCTCTTCCCTAACACAAGCATGCATTTacaaaaagcaaagaagagTCAGGAGAACATACCAATGAAATCAATTATAAGACGTCCATCTGAATAACGACCGGTCGGATGCCCAAAGAAGGTCTTGCCATAAGGAGACGTCGGCAGTATTGCATGATCCCCCGCAGATCGGAGGTAGTTCCCAGTGTCGCTTAGAGAGTCGCCAAAGTTGAAAATCGACTCATACTTATGCAGGATCGTCGAGTTGGCCTTCAAAGCAAGGCAACATTGCAGAAGGATCAAGATTATTGCAATATATTTCATGGCAACTCTTGAGTATTTTTTAGAGATGAAGTCTTGAAGATGCTAAGAGAGTTGGGCAACGATTTTATATCCTCTCTTTGCTAATTTTCAGTTGGTGAAATTTGGGGTCTTCAAGGTGAGCTTAAATAGCTGAAATTGGTTCAATCGGTTCATTAAGCCCTTTGCTTATAATAGAAAGGGTGAGATGGAAGGGCAACCGACAGCAAGGGGACATGAGAACGTCGTTTTGTCGTCATCGAGTCGTTTTGCCGTTACCTTTTACTCGTCATTCCTATTGAGGCGACTAAGGTTGTTGATTCTAGAACTTCTTTTCGGTCCCCGTTCGACTGGTGGGACGGCGTACGGAGCGACGTGGAAGATAGATGTAGCTATTTTTATGGTCGTGGAGAACGTCTTTTTCCTCGTAAAACCTCCAATAACTTTCCAGAAACTTGTCGAAACCTACGAAAGCATCTTGCTCTGCCACAGGGGACCGTTAGAAGGTGTCGCGGCTTGCGGGCTTCAAGGAACGTCCAAGACTTCTCTCCTATTTAGTCAAGATTTATGAGAAAAGTCgatgataattttccttttcacaaatttaactttgtaaaagattgGCAAAATGATTAATCATCTtcgaaatttaatcaacaattcTAATGACATTGACAATTCTACTTTTGTTTGCCTCTATGCGTTATTTAATTTGCTCTGAATTATTTATTATCGCAAATTATTTTTTCAGCTGCAAGATTCCAATACCCCATTATGagaaatcttccaaagatgagccCAACTTGGAACCCATTAGCTTTATATTATGCAGTCGAATCTATATATACACAATAGGTTAAATCAGAATCAAGAGTCGATTTTGTATATCCAGTAAACCTCCACCCATATTGCTACGTCGGAAAACCTGCCTTCATTCATAGTCTCTTCCACCAAATCGTGAGGTAATgatattttttcctaaaaatctGCAATTATGCgtgaaattttctataattcgATCACATTCATAAATTGGTGGCCACTAATTGACCACAAGTGGTGATTCTGCTTGTTAGAAAAATTTGTGAAAAGactcctaaacttattacaattttgtcaatataattatatatatttttttaactttaccaattgagtactaaaaatgttcatgttttgtcaattaagtcttttcaatcaatttgacCAAAAGTTGTTGACATAAACATCAACATTCTTACATGACACAATCGGCACCAACATGGCAAGAGTAATAAAAACgcgtctctctctttctctctctaaatgcTTCATTTGCAAAAGTGAGGACTTCTCTCAGAATGTTTCTCTAATTGCTCTTATTAAACAACAATGTCTTTCTCCCTATATGCTTTCTCTCCGAAACTCATAGACTCCtcaaaaatacaagaaaatatcGGTAATAAGCCCTCGGGtgtggaggaaggaggagtgGGGTTCTTGATTTGgagacattcttgttctccttctCGTTGTCGCTCTTGATCTTGATCTGGGTCTTTCTCTGACCTCGCTCTCGCTTTCTCCTTCGTCACGGTGCCTCTGGAGAGAGTTTTCATGGCGGCTTGGAGATTTGGACAGATTGATGGCTTCACCGAGAAGGAGAGAGCGTCCGAGCGTCAAAGGAGAGAACTATTGCCACCCAATCTACtcctttttgcaaatttgataaggtaatttgccCCAATTTGTCTAAATTTGATTAGGTTCCCCAATTAGATCTTTAAATGACgttgttttccttttcacttGCTGACTTCATCTTGCTGGTGAGCCACGTTGAATgctatataataaatttaaatcaCATTGGATTTTCCATATAGACAAATCGCTGATGACATTCAAgtgaatgaaaggaaaaaaaaagttaccatCTTTGAGTAAATGACGTAAGAAAGTTATAACACTATTAATATTCTTATACTTAGGCATGGTCAGGCTAGGTTCCTACCATAAATTATTAGGTATTCATATGTAGAACAATGCTCCAAGAAGCATACATCTACAAGTCTCAAATAAGTAGGACACGAATTAATATGCTTATTTCATGTAATATAaatggttaataccacaaaTAATTCCATATTGGTACATTCGTGATAAATTTaagttaaattattttttgaccaccaaaaattctaaaacgGTACatcaatgacaaatttacctaagattaattttttgactataaaaaattctaaattaatatatttgtgataaatttgcaTTATATTAATTTCTGTTAGATTGGATTAattccacaaaaaatcacaatccaatacacatgtgacaaatagATGATAAAACACAAAACTAGTATATCTTCAAATATCACATGTTATCCAACTCAgcaatttaatgataaaatctgacataaattaattgatgataaatttgtcacagacgtatcaatttgtgattttttgtgatattaactgTAATATAAAATGACTAAGTTACAGATACTACATTATACATGATCAGATATTCTTCGCAAATATTCTTCACAAACCCAGCAATAAGCGTTCCATGAGAGTCTTGATAGATCACGGCGATCGAAGCCTCCCGAGGAGCTGTTAACCCACAATCCGTCAACATTCATCTTCAGAAGCCCCTTTCCCGGCGGCATCCGCCCAATCGTTAAGTTGCAACTCTTCGTTGTTAAACTCGTGGGTGTTTGGGACTGCAACGAGAAACTCTTGCGCAGGGCGAGGACGTCGTTCAAGATTGAACAGAGTTcgagggatggaaagaaaagttagaATGACGAAAGTCAATATGAAGCTAGCTGAAACCCTAGCTCTGCGAGAAGCGCTTTTGTTTTTTGATGGAAGAAGGAAGCTAGGCGCACGTTCTGTTCTGCACGAAGTGGGAAGTGATCAGTGACCCACACATGGTCCCCGCTAAGCGAGAACTTGTCAACTGTTGACTCTGTATCAGGCCTAATCCAAAGCCCATGGACTACTCGTCTCTTACTTGATGAATGTAGGGGCCTCCTGGCCCATCTCAAAGGAGTTGTTGTGGAATTTTGCCCAAGAAAAGCTAATCACTACACCAATTGGATTGCCAAAGCTCATGGAATAAGGTTCCTTTCTATTTATTAGCCCTCTAAACCCACAGCTCCTTCGGAATTTACTATGTTTAGATGCTAAATGATGTTGCTCTTCTAGTCCTACTACTTAATGAGAATGTTTCgcttttgaccaaaaagaaattatgcGTGAATTCAATCATATCATGACATCTTTAAATGTTATCCGGTCACAAATAAGAGCGTAATTCTCCCGAACTGTAACATTTTACCTAATATTCTGTTGCCTGTCTGCAATCTGGTCTTACTTTTCTCAAGGATTAAGGATGAAATCCCCCCTTTTGTCCGTAAAATCATGCATTGTAAATCAGATTCAGCATTGAAGGAGGAAAGCTTCCGTAGTCCATTTCGTCGTAATGTTTATACGACGTGTTGCAGCATCTGGAAAACTACAAAATTTCTTGAGAGCTGTCAGCTCATGATCCAACGATTACAAATCCGGAGTACCAGGTCTGATGCTTTTAAGAAACCGCGCGCACGTATGAAGAATTAGCTTCAGTGCTAGTTCGTGCGGCATCAAAATCAAATGCTGTGAAAAGAAACTCCTATGTAATCACAATGGTCGGTAATATTGAAGGAACAGAGGAGAGATGGGGAGTCCTCCGATATTCTTGGGAGGGTGTTCCAGTGGCTTTATTGTACAATTCACTCTTGTTAAAAGTTTACATCATACAGAAAACTCTCGTACATCAGCGTTCATCTTATTCACAATTgatcctctctccctctccctccctctctcaaaTCAATGTAGGACTTAGAACACGGAGAGATTACTGAGGATTAGGAGGGCGGCTGTTCGCGGCAGAAACACGCGACCCCCACTCTAGCAGCTCTTTGCTTGTGTCGTCCTTGTGTACGATCACCTCAATGAAGCACAGGCAATCCTTATGCGGCCCTGTCGCTGTCGCGATTGCGTCTTTCAGCTCTTCCTCTGTGCGAACCTGCTTTCGCAACACGAGTCAATAAAAATTTTTGAAACAGTTGCAGACACAACATTTCATCAAAATGCCTTTCATTCCCAAAAATAAGCATAGGAAGAAAAAATGGAGGGAAACTACGAGAGGGAATGAGGTAATTGTGCTGCCGTATGTCCTCGTTGTCGTTATTTAGAATTAGAATGAAaacatcgagggctgaagctaACCTTTGCTGTCCAGCATTTGCCTTCACCATTGTGAATGGCATCCACGAGACCAGTGTAGTTCCAGTTCTTAATCACGTTGTAAGGGCCGTCGTGAATCTCCACTTCAATTGTGTAACCCCCGTTGTTGATCAGGAAGATTATAGTCTTCTGTCCGCATCGAATCATCGTTGATACATCCTGAGCCGTGACCTGagtaaagggaaaaataaatcgCTTAGGTCCCTCCAAAGTAAAAAATGCCCGacagaaattagaaaaagaggTCGTGTAATCTTCCAGatgatttgtgaaattaatgtcatcactttctttaacaagaaaatatacctattcgaaaaagaaaattcacttCGTGAGTTGAGTTGTTACTAGTCAGCTTCCTCGTCAATTACTCAGGTTGAAGATAGATTTACATTGAGAAGAGGAAAGTGCAATCTACATAATCTTCACACATGATCAGCCAAAAAGCTTCTTCGACAATTTAGCTATCATCACCAGTCATTCAGTTTGCATAGTCATTCAAAGTTCACTTTTCAGCTGTTCAAGAATGTCACACATTACTTGGTGATGTTTCTGCagaagtttaaaatttttgtatcATTCTTCATGGATATTTGTAACTGACCTGGAAACTGCCATCACCAATGCAAGCTATCACACGCTTATCAGTGGCTGCTTGAGCATATCCGAGAGTGGCACCAACCGACCAACCTATGGATCCATATTGCATCTGGAATTCATACCTGAATGAAGTTTGTATGAGAATTTAAGTTAAACGAACCTCGACACAACCATCCACAAACAAAAAGAGGCAATTTGGAAGACTGGAAAAGATGTTGAAATTCGCGCTTGTAGTACCCGCAATTCTCAGGCAACCGCAGTTTCTGACAGTTAAACCAAGAGTCTCCAGTTTCAGCGATAACTGCAGTGTCCCCACTGAGCATATCCTGTTTGACAAGTCAGAAAATGAATCATTAGAGTTGACACCTTTTGCATTTACAGATGAACTTTTAGTGCTCACCTAGAACAATAAGCTTTGAAGACACATGAATAATCTATTTACTGAGACTAGATAGATATAGGCTCAGTGAGAACTATCCATTTCCGAGGAAGCAACGGTATGAATCCCTCAAGAATATGCATGGCAAAGGCATGTCTGGACTTAGTATCAGCACTTACCGTTTACCAAATGTACTAAAATCTGCTTAATTTACTGCTGGCACCTAGAGTTGATTAAGCTTTTTCACGTGCAAGTAgctttcttcaaaaaatttaaagtccAATCAATATACCAGCGTGCACCTTACCTGAATGTGCTTAAACATAACATTGACTCTAAGGGGCTCATTTTTCTCGCACTTGAGAGGCATGCCCGGAGGTACAAATATCCTGCGGTAATTCTCCAAAGCAGTTGTGTTTCTCTTCAGCCTCTTGGCCAATGCGCTCAGAAAATCTGCCATGAAAACCCACCCAATGGAAGGACCATTCCCTACAGTCACGCGATTGGGCTGCACCATGATTGCTTTCTCCTTCTTAATCAGCAAGGAATAGCCCACAGAGCTGTAATCGTTGAAGATGGGGCCCACAAAAATGTAGGCATCAGCTGACTCTACAATCTCCCCGGCAAAGCTTGTACTCACAGCACCCCAATAGGTTCCAATGAAGTGGGGATGATGCTCTTGCACCAGCCCCTTGCCCGAAGGCATAATGGCGACTGGGTACCCAGAGGCGTCCACAAACTCCATGAAGGCCTTTTGAGCCTTGGCCACCCTGAGCTTTGGCCCACCCACAATGACCGGTTTGACAGCTTTGTTGAGAAAATCTGCAGTTGCTTCGACTGCTGCTTCCAGGCCCATTGGATTGCTCATCCTGCATCAACAAGTGGATACTATATGAAACAAGAACATAAGAGACGGAAAAATTATTCTTGGCATGAAATGTAGTTTCTAGTAGTTGTGTAAGGAGAATGATATCTGGAAAAGTAAGTTAAAACCAACTCGAGTCATTGAACAGAAAGCCAGCATCAACAGCTCAAGTAAAAATTGCTCCGAGACACACAAGGTTCACAACAGCCTACAGCCAAAGACAGTCAACTATCACATGAATTTGGATATTTGAAATTTACATGGCCTGACAAGTTCATCCAATGCAGAATTATCGACTCGAAGGTCGATTTCTGGCATATTCAAGCATATTCTTCATTTGGTGATGGAACGAGTGAAAACAGTTACGTTTGAAAAAAGGCAGCATTCGCTTCtgacttcaaaaattacaaatgaAAACAAGCTCCAGTGCTTCCTGAAGACAATCTTTCCAGGTTGGACGAACAAAAATACCAGCGAATACCAAATATGACCAGAATTCAACTTTATATTTGAGAGAAACTTGGTTCTTTAAGACAATCAAGGAATAAGTGATGTTCTCAGTTCTTATAattctttctcttctctgttTTCCCTCCTTTTGAGCACTAAGAGTCAGTCCTTAATTGAACGGCCAAATGATTATATTACTTCTTATGACGTTACATGTCGTGTCCAATCCACGGGACATCGTCTGTAACTTATAAAAGCTAGATATATTGTTActatattcaaagaaaaacacaaaacagAGAGACATTCCACAGTGCTTGGCAACCCAATCAGCATCCAATGACATATGAGCTCCATCATCTAAACTTTGGAAAACCGATTACTCATAAAGACAGAAGACACTTACTTCGGTGCAAGGGAGAACGGAACTGGATCTCTGCAAAAAGTAGGGTGACGAATCCCTGACAAATTACAGCTTATACTAATATAAGCCGGCTTGCTTTCCTTCAAAGCTGTCGAGATCGCGGTATCAATCTGCTCGTGCGCATCCTCCAAGTTATTCACCACTGCCTGCCACATCATAGCACAATCTTTTTCTTCACAGCCaataaaaaatgacaagaaaatcaaGTATAGATTTCTTAGACAAATTTTACACAGGACTAACGTGGTTCAGGGGGAGTTTTAGCCCTGTTCTACAAAAATTACCATGTTTTGCAGTTGCACGACCGGAGAACCTGATTCGACAACCTAATTTAACACTCAAACACGGACTAAGTAGTCTATCTGAAACTAACTAGGCACAAATTCGAAGTTATCACATGATCAAACTTAAGAAACAACCATTCACACATTTGTCAATCTTAACGCTAAGAA
This region includes:
- the LOC104440922 gene encoding pyruvate decarboxylase 1; translation: MDTVNNIGSAALPISAPGSGTLGSHLARRLVEIGVSDVFSVPGDFNLTLLDHLIAEPGLNLVGCCNELNAGYAADGYARAKGVGACVVTFTVGGLSVLNAIAGAYSENLPVICIVGGPNSNDYGTNRILHHTIGLPDFTQELRCFQSITCTQAVVNNLEDAHEQIDTAISTALKESKPAYISISCNLSGIRHPTFCRDPVPFSLAPKMSNPMGLEAAVEATADFLNKAVKPVIVGGPKLRVAKAQKAFMEFVDASGYPVAIMPSGKGLVQEHHPHFIGTYWGAVSTSFAGEIVESADAYIFVGPIFNDYSSVGYSLLIKKEKAIMVQPNRVTVGNGPSIGWVFMADFLSALAKRLKRNTTALENYRRIFVPPGMPLKCEKNEPLRVNVMFKHIQDMLSGDTAVIAETGDSWFNCQKLRLPENCGYEFQMQYGSIGWSVGATLGYAQAATDKRVIACIGDGSFQVTAQDVSTMIRCGQKTIIFLINNGGYTIEVEIHDGPYNVIKNWNYTGLVDAIHNGEGKCWTAKVRTEEELKDAIATATGPHKDCLCFIEVIVHKDDTSKELLEWGSRVSAANSRPPNPQ